The Pseudomonas iranensis genome includes a window with the following:
- a CDS encoding gluconokinase: MSHPITALVIMGVAGCGKTCVSQALCQLSGATAIEGDTFHPAANIEKMSAGIPLNDEDRAGWLDSLCDELRRVDAQGQRPVLTCSALKHSYRERLRSALPGLGFVFLELTPEVAAERVSHRPGHFMPATLIESQFATLESPKGEPLTLPLNASIHSVEELALQAHVWWQANGLKQAV, translated from the coding sequence ATGAGTCATCCCATCACCGCCCTGGTCATCATGGGCGTTGCCGGTTGCGGCAAGACGTGCGTCAGCCAGGCCCTGTGCCAATTGAGCGGCGCCACTGCCATTGAAGGCGATACTTTTCATCCGGCCGCGAACATCGAAAAGATGAGCGCGGGGATCCCCCTGAACGACGAAGACCGCGCCGGCTGGCTCGACAGCCTGTGCGATGAACTGCGTCGCGTCGATGCCCAAGGCCAGCGCCCGGTATTGACCTGCTCCGCCCTTAAACACAGTTACCGCGAACGTCTGCGCAGTGCCTTGCCGGGCCTGGGTTTCGTGTTTCTTGAATTGACCCCGGAAGTCGCCGCCGAGCGTGTATCGCACCGCCCGGGCCACTTCATGCCGGCGACGTTGATCGAAAGCCAGTTCGCCACCCTCGAATCGCCAAAGGGCGAGCCGCTGACTCTGCCGCTCAATGCCTCGATTCACAGCGTCGAAGAGCTGGCCCTGCAGGCTCACGTCTGGTGGCAGGCCAACGGTCTGAAACAGGCGGTATGA
- a CDS encoding LacI family DNA-binding transcriptional regulator — protein MTSPKNDKNTRTTGRPTLNEVARLAGVSPITASRALRGVSTVATELVEKVQKAALELNYVVNPAARALASAQSHSVVVLVPSLSNLLFIDTLEAIHRVLTPKGFEVLIGNFHYSRDEEENLLRNYMAYQPRGFLLTGFDRTESSRRMIEASNIPCVYMMELDSAAGVNCVGFSQLSAGETAAEHLLSRGRKRLAYIGAQLDQRTLLRGEGFRKALHKAGRYDPDLEVLTPRASSVGLGGELFLQLLATHPDVDAIFFGNDDLAQGALLEALRNGIKIPEQVAILGFNDLPMSEHMVPRLSSINTPREAIGRRAAEQMLTLMAGNKVARPVEDMGFELKVREST, from the coding sequence ATGACCTCCCCCAAGAACGATAAAAATACCCGCACCACCGGCCGTCCGACCCTCAACGAAGTAGCCCGCCTGGCCGGCGTCAGCCCGATCACTGCCTCGCGCGCCTTGCGCGGGGTGAGCACGGTGGCCACCGAACTGGTGGAAAAAGTGCAGAAAGCCGCGCTCGAACTCAACTATGTGGTCAACCCTGCCGCCCGCGCTTTGGCCTCGGCGCAGAGCCATTCAGTGGTGGTGCTGGTGCCGTCGCTGTCCAACCTGCTGTTCATCGACACGCTGGAAGCCATTCATCGGGTGCTGACGCCCAAGGGCTTCGAAGTGCTGATCGGCAACTTCCACTATTCGCGCGATGAAGAAGAAAACCTGCTGCGCAACTACATGGCTTATCAGCCGCGCGGCTTTCTGTTGACCGGTTTTGATCGCACGGAAAGTTCGCGGCGGATGATCGAGGCCAGCAACATTCCCTGCGTGTACATGATGGAGCTGGACAGTGCTGCAGGAGTCAATTGCGTGGGTTTCTCGCAGTTGAGCGCGGGGGAAACTGCCGCCGAACACCTTCTGTCTCGCGGGCGTAAACGTCTGGCTTACATTGGTGCGCAGCTGGACCAGCGCACGTTGTTGCGCGGTGAGGGCTTCCGCAAGGCGTTGCATAAGGCGGGCCGCTACGACCCGGATCTGGAAGTGCTGACACCGCGTGCTTCGTCTGTGGGCTTGGGTGGCGAGTTGTTTTTGCAGTTGCTGGCGACGCATCCGGATGTCGATGCGATCTTCTTTGGCAACGATGACCTGGCCCAGGGTGCGCTGCTTGAAGCCTTGCGTAACGGCATCAAGATTCCCGAGCAGGTGGCGATCCTCGGTTTCAACGATTTGCCGATGTCCGAACACATGGTGCCGCGCCTGAGCAGCATCAATACCCCGCGCGAGGCGATCGGCCGGCGCGCGGCGGAGCAGATGCTGACGTTGATGGCGGGCAACAAAGTGGCGCGGCCGGTGGAGGATATGGGGTTTGAGCTGAAGGTGCGCGAGAGTACCTGA
- a CDS encoding LysR family transcriptional regulator, whose protein sequence is MNFSSDSIELFLAVIERGSFSAAARQLGKVPSAVSMSIANLEAELGYPLFDRSHREPQPTAMAQSLVPHARLIAEQLKQLQVHAVELSSGLESRLSVGMVADVDRRRLLAAIKVIAERHPLLDIEVLTAPQDDVLAMLHRGRVSLCLAFAGLSVNALERFQFVGSERMIATLAADSPLLQGRDVFLEDLVQVRQIIVASRDLPISETRPLVAESYWRTDNLETAMEMVEAGLGWGNFPLSVVQPWLEAGRLKRLNFRNIENGLVLPVHAVWLKSQPLQKGAQALVDLLSH, encoded by the coding sequence TTGAATTTCAGCAGCGACAGCATCGAATTGTTTCTCGCGGTGATCGAGCGCGGCTCGTTTTCCGCCGCCGCGCGGCAGTTGGGCAAGGTGCCGTCGGCGGTAAGCATGAGTATTGCCAATCTTGAGGCTGAGCTCGGTTACCCGTTGTTCGACCGCAGCCACCGCGAGCCGCAACCCACGGCGATGGCGCAGTCGTTGGTGCCGCACGCGCGGCTGATCGCCGAGCAGCTCAAGCAGCTGCAAGTGCACGCGGTGGAGCTGTCGTCGGGACTGGAAAGCAGATTGTCGGTCGGCATGGTTGCGGACGTTGATAGGCGGCGCTTGCTGGCAGCGATCAAGGTGATTGCCGAGCGGCATCCGTTGCTCGACATCGAAGTGCTGACTGCGCCGCAGGATGATGTGCTGGCGATGTTGCACCGTGGCCGGGTCAGCCTGTGCCTGGCGTTCGCCGGTTTGAGCGTGAATGCGCTGGAGCGGTTTCAGTTCGTCGGCAGCGAACGCATGATCGCCACGCTGGCGGCGGACAGCCCGTTGTTGCAGGGGCGGGATGTGTTTCTCGAAGATCTGGTGCAAGTGCGGCAGATCATCGTCGCCAGCCGCGACTTGCCGATCAGCGAGACGCGGCCATTGGTGGCTGAATCCTACTGGCGTACGGACAATCTTGAGACGGCTATGGAGATGGTCGAAGCGGGATTGGGTTGGGGGAATTTTCCGCTGTCGGTGGTGCAGCCGTGGCTGGAGGCGGGACGCTTGAAGCGGCTGAATTTTCGCAACATCGAAAATGGCCTGGTGCTGCCTGTGCACGCGGTGTGGCTCAAGAGCCAGCCATTGCAGAAGGGTGCGCAGGCGTTGGTTGACCTGCTCAGCCATTGA
- a CDS encoding PACE efflux transporter, producing the protein MQGVKRKLVYVSLYEVIGMTFSALGLALLSGTSPGSTGPLAVIITSIAVTWNFIYTSLFERWESRQLSRTRTVKRRIVHAVGFQLTLIVFLIPLIAWWMNISLMQAFLLDLALIIFIPCYTFVFNWLFDRIFGLPNSALPDSATA; encoded by the coding sequence ATGCAAGGCGTGAAACGCAAACTGGTCTACGTGTCGCTCTACGAAGTGATTGGGATGACCTTCTCGGCCCTCGGTCTGGCGTTGTTGTCGGGTACATCGCCGGGTAGCACCGGGCCGCTGGCGGTGATCATCACCAGCATCGCCGTGACATGGAATTTCATTTACACCTCTCTGTTCGAGCGCTGGGAGAGCCGCCAGCTCTCGCGCACCCGCACAGTCAAACGACGTATCGTCCACGCCGTCGGCTTTCAACTGACGCTGATCGTGTTTCTGATTCCGCTGATTGCGTGGTGGATGAATATCAGCCTGATGCAGGCGTTCCTGCTGGATCTGGCACTGATCATTTTCATCCCGTGCTACACCTTCGTATTCAACTGGCTGTTCGACCGGATCTTCGGTTTGCCGAACTCGGCGCTGCCGGACTCGGCAACAGCATAA